A genomic region of Zalophus californianus isolate mZalCal1 chromosome 1, mZalCal1.pri.v2, whole genome shotgun sequence contains the following coding sequences:
- the VGLL4 gene encoding transcription cofactor vestigial-like protein 4 isoform X4, whose translation MIKVRSKTANGDCRKDPRERSRSPIERAVAPTVSLHGGQLFASLPGLSLEQPLALTKNSMDASRPAGISPTLTPAERQQNRPSVITCASASTRNCNLSHCPIVHSGCAAAGPASYRRAPSSTATCDPVVEEHFRRSLGKNYKEPEPAPNSVSITGSVDDHFAKALGDTWLQIKAAKDGASSSPESASRRGQPASPSAHMVSHSHSPSVVS comes from the exons GAGCAAGACTGCCAACGGAGACTGCCGAAAAGACCCCCGGGAGCGGAGCCGCAGCCCCATCGAGCGCGCCGTGGCCCCCACCGTGAGCCTGCACGGCGGCCAGCTGTTCGCGTCCCTGCCCGGCCTCAGCCTGGAGCAGCCACTAGCACTGACCAAGAACAGCATGGACGCCAGCAGGCCGGCAGGCATCTCACCCACGCTGACCCCAGCGGAGCGGCAGCAG aaCCGGCCTTCGGTGATCACGTGCGCCTCGGCCAGCACCCGCAACTGCaacctctcccactgccccattGTGCACAGTGGCTGCGCAGCGGCCGGGCCGGCCAGCTACCGGAGGGCCCCGAGCT CCACTGCCACCTGCGACCCCGTGGTGGAGGAGCACTTCCGCAGGAGCCTGGGCAAGAACTACAAGGAGCCCGAGccggcacccaactcggtgtccATCACGGGCTCCGTGGACGACCACTTTGCCAAAGCCCTGGGTGACACGTGGCTTCAGATCAAGGCGGCCAAGGACGGCGCATCCAGCAGCCCCGAGTCGGCCTCGCGCAGGGGCCAGCCTGCCAGCCCTTCTGCGCACATGGTCAGCCACAGTCACTCCCCCTCCGTGGTCTCGTGA